One Phoenix dactylifera cultivar Barhee BC4 chromosome 8, palm_55x_up_171113_PBpolish2nd_filt_p, whole genome shotgun sequence genomic window carries:
- the LOC103709348 gene encoding LOW QUALITY PROTEIN: trimethyltridecatetraene synthase-like (The sequence of the model RefSeq protein was modified relative to this genomic sequence to represent the inferred CDS: inserted 1 base in 1 codon): METIPRAISLAAILASILLLKTLLRSHRRRLNLPPGPRPWPIIGNLNLIGALPHRSIHALAQKYGPIVQLRFGSVPVVVGSSVSMAKLFLKTHDLNLASRPKLAAGKYTTYDYSDITWSPYGPYWRQARKMCLMELFSAKRLDSYEYIRVEEMRLLLRDLYQASGRTITLKDYLSTVSLDVISRMVLGRKYLDDSESAEEFRKMIEELFLLNGVVNIGDYIPWLDFLDLQGYIKRMKELSKKFDIFLEHVLDEHKERRLREXEGFVAKDMVDVLLQQAEDPSLEVKIERHGVKAFTQDLLAGGTESSAVTVEWAISELLKHPKLLEKATEELDREIGRDRWVEEKDMRKLPYIEAIMKETMRMHPVAPILPPRLAREDCTVAGYDIPAGTRVLVNMWTIARDPAIWDAPDEFRPERFIGSSVDIKGQDFELLPFGSGRRMCPGYALGLKVIQVSLANLLHGFAWKLPEGVKVEELSMEEIYGLSTPRKVPLEAVIEPKLPAHLYAV, encoded by the exons ATGGAGACCATCCCACGGGCCATATCCCTGGCAGCCATATTAGCATCCATCCTCCTCCTCAAAACTCTTTTACGCAGCCATCGACGTAGGCTAAACCTTCCCCCAGGGCCAAGGCCATGGCCCATTATTGGCAACCTCAACCTCATCGGCGCCCTCCCCCACCGCTCCATCCACGCCCTCGCCCAAAAGTACGGCCCCATCGTGCAGCTCCGCTTCGGTTCCGTCCCCGTCGTCGTTGGCTCCTCGGTCTCCATGGCCAAACTCTTCTTAAAAACCCATGACCTCAACCTCGCCTCCCGCCCCAAGTTGGCCGCCGGCAAGTACACCACCTACGACTACTCCGACATCACTTGGTCCCCCTATGGCCCCTACTGGCGCCAAGCTCGCAAGATGTGCCTCATGGAGCTCTTCAGTGCCAAACGACTCGACTCCTATGAGTACATAAGAGTCGAGGAGATGCGGTTGCTCCTCCGCGACCTCTACCAGGCCTCGGGGAGGACCATCACCCTGAAAGACTATCTCTCCACTGTTAGTCTTGATGTTATAAGCAGGATGGTGCTCGGGAGGAAGTACTTGGACGATTCGGAGTCCGCGGAGGAGTTCAGAAAGATGATAGAAGAGCTGTTCTTGCTGAATGGGGTGGTGAACATTGGAGACTATATACCCTGGTTGGATTTCCTGGACTTGCAAGGGTACATCAAGAGGATGAAGGAGCTTAGCAAGAAGTTCGATATATTTCTCGAGCACGTACTCGATGAGCATAAAGAGAGGAGGCTGAGGG GGGAGGGTTTTGTGGCCAAGGACATGGTAGATGTGCTCTTGCAGCAAGCCGAGGATCCAAGTTTGGAGGTCAAGATCGAGAGGCATGGCGTCAAGGCCTTCACTCAG GACCTGCTCGCCGGTGGAACAGAAAGCTCTGCTGTGACCGTAGAATGGGCTATTTCCGAGCTCTTGAAACATCCCAAACTCCTCGAGAAGGCCACAGAGGAGCTAGACCGGGAGATCGGGAGAGACAGGTGGGTGGAGGAGAAAGACATGCGCAAACTCCCCTACATCGAGGCCATCATGAAGGAGACCATGAGAATGCACCCTGTTGCACCCATACTTCCCCCACGGCTGGCCCGCGAGGACTGCACCGTCGCCGGCTACGACATCCCTGCCGGGACTCGTGTGCTGGTTAACATGTGGACCATCGCGCGAGACCCCGCGATATGGGACGCACCGGATGAGTTCCGCCCGGAGCGGTTCATAGGAAGCAGCGTCGACATCAAGGGGCAGGACTTCGAGCTTCTGCCGTTCGGCTCCGGGCGGCGGATGTGCCCCGGGTATGCCCTCGGTCTCAAGGTGATCCAGGTGAGCCTCGCCAATCTGCTGCATGGGTTTGCATGGAAGCTGCCGGAGGGGGTGAAGGTCGAGGAGCTGAGCATGGAGGAGATCTATGGGCTGTCAACACCTAGGAAGGTGCCGCTCGAGGCGGTCATTGAGCCAAAGCTCCCTGCACATCTCTATGCGGTGTGA
- the LOC103709374 gene encoding trimethyltridecatetraene synthase-like codes for MEAIPWAISLATILASILLLKTLLRSHRRRLNLPPGPKPWPIIGNLNLIGALPHRSIHALAQKYGPIVQLRFGSVPVVVGSSVDMVKLFLKTHDLNFASRPKLAAGKYTTYDYSDITWSPYGPYWRQARKICLMELFSAKRLDSYEYVRVEEMRLLLRDLYQASGRTITLKDYLSTVSLDVISRMVLGRKYLDDSESAEEFRKMIEELFLLNGVVNTGDYIPWLDFLDLQGYIKRMKELSKKFDIFLEHVLDEHNERRLREGEGFVAKDMVDVLLQQAEDPSLEVKIERHGVKAFTQDLLAGGTESSAMTVEWAISELLKHPILLEKATEELDRVIGRDRWVEEKDMRKLPYIEAIMKETMRMHPVAPILPPRLAREDCTVAGYDIPAGTRVLVNMWTIARDPAIWDAPDEFRPERFIGSSVDIKGQDFELLPFGSGRRMCPGYALGLKVIQVSLANLLHGFAWKLPEGVKVEELSMEEIYGLSTPRKVPLEAVIEPKLPAHLYEV; via the exons ATGGAGGCAATCCCATGGGCCATATCCTTGGCAACCATATTAGCATCCATCCTCCTCCTCAAAACTCTTTTACGCAGCCATCGACGTAGGCTAAACCTTCCCCCAGGGCCAAAGCCATGGCCCATTATTGGCAACCTCAACCTCATCGGCGCCCTCCCCCACCGCTCCATCCACGCCCTCGCCCA aaaGTACGGCCCCATCGTGCAGCTCCGCTTCGGTTCCGTCCCCGTCGTCGTCGGCTCCTCTGTCGACATGGTCAAACTCTTCTTAAAAACCCATGACCTAAACTTCGCCTCCCGCCCCAAGTTGGCCGCCGGCAAGTACACCACCTACGACTACTCCGACATCACTTGGTCCCCCTATGGCCCCTACTGGCGCCAAGCTCGCAAGATATGCCTCATGGAGCTCTTCAGTGCCAAACGACTCGACTCCTATGAGTACGTAAGAGTCGAGGAGATGCGGTTGCTCCTCCGCGACCTCTACCAGGCCTCGGGGAGGACCATCACCCTGAAAGACTATCTCTCCACTGTTAGTCTTGATGTTATAAGCAGGATGGTGCTAGGGAGGAAGTACTTGGACGATTCAGAGTCCGCGGAGGAGTTCAGGAAGATGATAGAGGAGCTGTTCTTGCTTAATGGGGTGGTGAACACTGGAGATTATATACCCTGGTTGGATTTCCTGGACTTGCAAGGGTACATCAAGAGGATGAAGGAGCTTAGCAAGAAGTTCGATATATTTCTCGAGCACGTACTCGATGAGCATAATGAGAGGAGGctgagggagggggagggttTTGTGGCCAAGGACATGGTAGATGTGCTCTTGCAGCAAGCCGAGGATCCAAGTTTGGAGGTCAAGATCGAGAGGCATGGCGTCAAGGCCTTCACTCAG GACCTGCTCGCCGGTGGAACAGAAAGCTCGGCTATGACCGTAGAATGGGCTATTTCCGAGCTCTTGAAACATCCCATACTCCTCGAGAAGGCCACCGAGGAGCTAGACCGGGTGATCGGGAGAGACAGGTGGGTGGAGGAGAAAGACATGCGCAAACTCCCCTACATCGAGGCCATCATGAAGGAGACCATGAGAATGCACCCTGTTGCACCCATACTTCCCCCACGGCTGGCCCGCGAGGACTGCACCGTCGCCGGCTACGACATCCCTGCCGGGACTCGCGTGCTGGTTAACATGTGGACCATCGCACGAGACCCCGCGATATGGGACGCACCGGATGAGTTCCGCCCGGAGCGGTTCATAGGAAGCAGCGTCGACATCAAGGGGCAGGACTTCGAGCTTCTGCCGTTCGGCTCCGGGCGGCGGATGTGCCCCGGGTATGCCCTCGGTCTCAAGGTGATCCAGGTGAGCCTCGCCAATCTGCTGCATGGGTTTGCATGGAAGCTGCCGGAGGGGGTGAAGGTCGAGGAGCTGAGCATGGAGGAGATCTATGGGCTGTCAACACCTAGGAAGGTGCCGCTCGAGGCGGTCATTGAGCCAAAGCTCCCTGCACATCTCTATGAGGTGTGA